A genomic segment from Nodosilinea sp. PGN35 encodes:
- the rpsB gene encoding 30S ribosomal protein S2 produces MPVITLPELLESGVHFGHQTRRWNPKMDQYIFTARNGVHIIDLVQTAQLMEEAYKFVRTAAEQGQKFLFIGTKRQAAGIVAQESSRCGSHYVNQRWLGGMLTNWETIKSRANRLKELERMEELGVIDLRPKKEAAVLRRELEKLQKYLGGIKTMRKVPDVAIIVDIKREYNAVSECHKLGIPIISLLDTNCDPDLVDVPIPGNDDAIRSIKLILGKLADAIHEGSSGAKARGADDDYDDYDGGEDDEYGYDAPAADGDD; encoded by the coding sequence ATGCCCGTTATTACTCTCCCCGAGCTACTCGAGTCTGGGGTTCACTTCGGCCACCAAACCCGCCGCTGGAACCCCAAGATGGATCAGTACATTTTCACCGCCCGCAACGGCGTTCACATCATCGACCTGGTGCAGACCGCCCAGCTGATGGAAGAGGCCTACAAATTTGTCCGCACGGCGGCTGAGCAGGGACAAAAGTTCCTGTTCATTGGTACCAAGCGTCAGGCGGCTGGCATTGTGGCCCAAGAGTCGAGCCGCTGCGGCTCCCACTATGTGAACCAGCGCTGGCTGGGCGGCATGCTGACCAACTGGGAAACCATCAAATCCCGCGCCAACCGCCTCAAAGAGCTAGAGCGCATGGAAGAGCTGGGTGTCATTGACCTGCGCCCCAAAAAAGAAGCCGCCGTGCTGCGCCGCGAGCTAGAAAAGCTGCAAAAGTACCTGGGGGGCATCAAGACCATGCGCAAGGTGCCCGATGTCGCCATCATCGTTGACATCAAGCGCGAGTACAACGCTGTGTCGGAGTGCCACAAGCTGGGTATTCCCATCATTTCGCTGCTAGACACCAACTGCGACCCCGACCTGGTGGATGTGCCTATTCCCGGCAATGACGACGCCATTCGCTCCATCAAGCTAATTCTCGGCAAGCTGGCCGACGCCATTCACGAAGGCTCCAGCGGTGCTAAGGCCCGCGGTGCCGACGATGACTACGACGACTACGACGGTGGCGAGGATGACGAATACGGCTACGACGCCCCCGCCGCCGATGGTGACGACTAG
- a CDS encoding NADP-dependent isocitrate dehydrogenase, with product MYERITPPTVGERITFKDGEPVVPDTPIIPYIRGDGTGVDIWPAAQRVFDAAVAAAYGGKREIVWFKVYAGDEACEQYGTYQYLPDDTLKAIEEFGVAIKGPLTTPVGGGIRSLNVALRQINDLYACVRPCKYYAGTPSPHRSPEKLDVIIYRENTEDIYLGIEWKQGDPIGDQLIKYLNTELIPATPEHGKKQIPLDAGIGIKPISKTGSQRLVRRAMKHALRLPKDKQQVTLVHKGNIMKYTEGAFRDWGYELATSEFRDECVTERESWVLGNKEANPDISIEDNARQIEPGYDALTPEKKAAIHAEVEGILAAIWDSHGNGQWKDKIMVNDRIADSIFQQIQTRPDEYSILATMNLNGDYLSDAAAAIVGGLGMGPGANIGDTCAIFEATHGTAPKHAGLDRINPGSVILSGVMMLEYLGWQEAADLIKKGIGGAIASREVTYDLARLMEPPVSPPLKCSEFAEAIVKHFDD from the coding sequence ATGTACGAACGGATCACCCCCCCGACAGTAGGCGAACGCATCACTTTTAAAGATGGCGAACCCGTCGTGCCAGATACGCCTATCATTCCCTACATCCGTGGCGATGGAACGGGGGTAGATATCTGGCCCGCCGCCCAGCGGGTATTTGATGCAGCAGTGGCCGCGGCCTACGGCGGCAAGCGCGAGATTGTCTGGTTTAAGGTCTACGCGGGCGACGAAGCCTGCGAGCAGTACGGCACCTACCAGTACCTGCCCGACGACACCCTCAAAGCCATTGAAGAATTCGGTGTAGCGATCAAAGGGCCGCTCACCACCCCCGTAGGCGGCGGCATTCGCTCGCTCAACGTGGCCCTCAGGCAGATCAACGACCTCTACGCCTGCGTGCGCCCCTGCAAATACTACGCGGGCACCCCCTCCCCCCACCGCAGCCCCGAAAAGCTCGACGTCATTATCTATAGAGAAAACACCGAAGACATCTACCTGGGCATCGAGTGGAAGCAGGGCGACCCGATTGGCGACCAGCTGATCAAATACCTCAACACCGAGCTGATCCCCGCCACTCCCGAGCACGGCAAAAAGCAGATTCCCCTCGACGCGGGCATCGGCATTAAGCCGATTAGCAAAACCGGCAGCCAGCGCCTGGTGCGCCGCGCCATGAAGCACGCCCTGCGCCTGCCCAAAGACAAGCAGCAGGTCACCCTGGTGCACAAGGGCAACATCATGAAGTACACCGAGGGGGCTTTCCGCGACTGGGGCTACGAGCTGGCCACCTCAGAATTCCGCGATGAGTGCGTTACCGAGCGCGAGTCTTGGGTGTTGGGCAACAAAGAGGCCAACCCCGATATTTCTATCGAAGACAACGCCCGCCAGATCGAGCCCGGCTACGATGCCCTAACTCCCGAGAAAAAAGCCGCCATCCATGCCGAAGTCGAGGGCATTCTCGCCGCTATTTGGGACAGCCACGGTAACGGCCAGTGGAAAGACAAGATCATGGTGAACGATCGCATCGCCGACAGCATTTTTCAGCAGATTCAGACCCGGCCCGACGAGTACTCGATTCTCGCCACCATGAACCTGAACGGCGACTATCTCTCGGACGCGGCGGCGGCGATCGTCGGCGGCCTGGGTATGGGGCCAGGGGCCAACATCGGCGACACCTGCGCCATCTTTGAGGCTACCCACGGCACCGCCCCCAAGCATGCCGGGCTCGACCGCATCAACCCCGGCTCCGTCATTCTCTCCGGGGTGATGATGCTGGAATACCTGGGCTGGCAGGAGGCCGCAGACTTGATCAAAAAAGGGATTGGGGGGGCGATCGCCTCCCGCGAAGTCACCTACGATCTGGCCCGCCTGATGGAGCCGCCGGTCAGCCCGCCGCTAAAGTGCTCGGAGTTCGCTGAGGCGATTGTTAAGCACTTCGACGATTAG
- a CDS encoding response regulator transcription factor has translation MNTVLIVDDDPVLQLALTRRLEAQGFEVMSATSGQEALDLLGSKPVDVVVSDVMMPGMSGFEFCHHLRASPAGEMVPFIFLSNLGELTNRVQGHLLGADDYLVKPFSAQELIAKVKGAIARSQRLHTALERMLQQSTLQPSPLPLTPAEERVFWEVVQGFTNKQIGEHLFLSPRTVQTHLSNMLTKLNLENRSQIVRFAFEHGYRIPEESERG, from the coding sequence ATGAACACGGTTTTGATTGTTGACGATGATCCTGTCCTGCAACTGGCGCTGACCCGGCGCTTAGAGGCTCAGGGGTTTGAGGTGATGAGTGCGACCTCAGGGCAAGAGGCGCTCGACTTGCTGGGCAGTAAACCCGTCGATGTTGTGGTGTCAGATGTGATGATGCCGGGCATGAGCGGGTTCGAGTTTTGCCACCACCTGCGAGCTAGCCCCGCCGGAGAAATGGTGCCGTTTATCTTTTTGTCGAATCTGGGGGAGCTGACTAACCGGGTGCAGGGTCATTTGCTGGGGGCCGACGACTACTTGGTAAAGCCTTTTTCGGCCCAGGAGCTGATTGCCAAGGTGAAGGGGGCGATCGCGCGATCGCAGCGTCTCCACACCGCCCTAGAGCGCATGCTTCAGCAGTCCACCCTGCAACCGTCCCCCCTCCCCCTCACCCCTGCCGAGGAGCGCGTCTTTTGGGAAGTTGTCCAAGGCTTCACCAACAAGCAGATCGGCGAGCACCTCTTTCTCAGCCCCCGCACCGTGCAGACCCACCTCAGCAACATGCTGACCAAGCTCAACCTCGAGAACCGATCGCAGATCGTGCGCTTTGCCTTTGAGCACGGCTATCGGATACCGGAAGAATCGGAGAGAGGGTAA
- a CDS encoding GUN4 domain-containing protein, translating to MVSDSDTVVDLRAQLRGDSLKKQLSAVHELLALGPEGLEVLTATLVERKDEQPTILDGKIFQVLYAADQGALRQMLTQQWPQGRLTMPSAQGVDYGPLQELLVQQEFEAADRLTLAKLCELAGPTAVKRKWVYFTEVEQFPVVDLRTIDRLWQTYSEGKFGFSVQRRVWLSLGQNWDKFWPRIAWKDDNVWTRYPGGFIWDLSAPDGHLPLSNQLRGVRMMASLLAHPAWNEEA from the coding sequence ATGGTTTCGGACAGCGACACAGTGGTGGATTTGCGCGCTCAGCTGCGGGGCGATTCGCTGAAAAAGCAGCTCTCGGCGGTGCATGAGCTGCTGGCCCTGGGGCCAGAGGGGCTAGAGGTGCTGACCGCTACCCTGGTGGAGCGCAAAGACGAGCAGCCGACGATTTTAGACGGCAAAATCTTTCAGGTGCTCTACGCCGCCGACCAGGGGGCGCTGCGGCAGATGCTGACTCAGCAATGGCCCCAGGGGCGGCTGACTATGCCCTCGGCCCAGGGGGTAGACTACGGGCCGCTGCAAGAGCTGTTAGTTCAGCAGGAGTTTGAAGCGGCCGATCGGCTGACGTTAGCAAAATTGTGCGAGCTGGCGGGGCCGACGGCGGTGAAGCGCAAGTGGGTGTACTTCACTGAGGTAGAACAGTTTCCGGTGGTGGATTTGCGCACCATCGATCGGCTGTGGCAGACCTACTCCGAAGGCAAGTTTGGCTTCTCGGTGCAGCGCCGGGTCTGGCTCAGCCTCGGCCAAAATTGGGACAAGTTCTGGCCTCGCATTGCCTGGAAGGACGACAACGTGTGGACTCGCTACCCCGGCGGCTTTATCTGGGATTTGAGCGCCCCCGACGGCCATCTGCCCCTGTCAAACCAGCTGCGCGGCGTACGCATGATGGCCTCGCTGCTGGCTCACCCCGCCTGGAACGAGGAGGCCTAG
- a CDS encoding DUF2256 domain-containing protein encodes MPKQRTKADLPTKVCPVCQRPFTWRKKWADCWDEVKYCSDRCRRRR; translated from the coding sequence GTGCCGAAGCAGCGCACTAAGGCCGACCTGCCCACCAAAGTGTGTCCCGTGTGCCAGCGCCCGTTCACCTGGCGTAAAAAGTGGGCCGACTGCTGGGACGAGGTGAAGTATTGCAGCGATCGCTGCCGCCGCCGTCGCTAG
- a CDS encoding isoaspartyl peptidase/L-asparaginase, whose amino-acid sequence MTQPLPKVIIHGGAGSSVGHKERLVTLREDLYDIVNQVYSKAEAGASARDCVVLGCQLMEDSPHFNAGYGSVLQSDGQVRMSAGLMDGDAQRFSGIINVSRVRHPIDLAAYLQPAADRVLSDLGAAELAREMGLVPFDPVTDLRLKEWMRERANNFQSAMAGVVAETVDIPADPESRRGTIGVVVLDTEGRLAAGTSTGGKGLERLGRVSDSATPAGNYANALAAVSCTGIGEDILDECLAARIVVRVSDGMDLLVAFEKSFAEATAHGRDFGAIALSHQGQIAWGKTSEVLIAAYHTGDAVGDTLDLDSGTLTGVV is encoded by the coding sequence ATGACTCAGCCCCTACCCAAGGTCATCATTCACGGAGGAGCCGGTAGCTCAGTGGGCCACAAAGAGCGGCTGGTGACGCTGCGGGAAGATTTGTACGACATTGTCAATCAGGTGTACAGCAAGGCCGAGGCGGGGGCCAGCGCCCGCGACTGCGTCGTGCTGGGCTGCCAGCTGATGGAAGACTCGCCCCACTTTAACGCGGGCTACGGCTCGGTGCTGCAATCCGACGGCCAGGTGCGCATGAGCGCAGGCCTGATGGATGGCGATGCCCAGCGATTTAGCGGCATCATCAACGTGTCGCGGGTGCGCCACCCCATCGATCTGGCGGCCTACCTGCAACCCGCCGCCGATCGCGTGCTGTCTGACCTGGGCGCAGCTGAGCTAGCCCGAGAGATGGGCCTGGTACCCTTTGACCCAGTGACCGATCTGCGCCTTAAAGAATGGATGCGGGAGCGGGCCAACAACTTTCAAAGCGCTATGGCTGGGGTGGTGGCAGAAACGGTAGACATTCCCGCTGACCCCGAAAGTCGGCGGGGCACCATTGGGGTGGTGGTGCTAGACACAGAAGGACGCCTGGCGGCAGGTACCTCTACAGGCGGCAAGGGGCTAGAGCGGCTGGGGCGGGTCAGCGACTCAGCTACTCCGGCGGGCAACTACGCCAACGCCCTGGCGGCGGTCAGCTGCACTGGCATCGGTGAAGACATTCTCGACGAATGTCTGGCGGCCCGCATTGTGGTGCGGGTGAGCGACGGCATGGATCTTTTGGTGGCGTTTGAGAAATCCTTTGCGGAAGCGACGGCCCACGGGCGAGATTTTGGGGCGATCGCCCTCAGCCACCAGGGGCAAATAGCCTGGGGCAAGACCAGCGAGGTGCTAATCGCGGCCTACCATACGGGCGATGCAGTGGGCGATACCCTAGATCTAGACTCAGGCACATTAACCGGAGTGGTTTGA
- a CDS encoding SLC13 family permease yields METWSEITASVIFLGVLALIATERLHLTIAAFLGAMLLIFLHVLTLDQAISYIGKSYATLALFFGVMVMVRAFEPTKIFEYLATQMVIMARGEGKRLLLGIVAITTPVCAMLPNATTVMLLAPLIPPMAAELNINFVPLLILMVFVANSAGLLTIVGDPATFIVGSSINMSFLDYLIKLSLGGVVAIATIVVMLPILFPNTWHKKLDNLDHLPHPVVNHPRMLALGGVIVALVLGLFVVGDSLPVPISPPAIALLGAALCLLLTHHSGIDTVQNILRDVDWSTLVFFMSVFALIGGLQETGVISQASGLLGVVIGQNIALGAMLLLFVTGILSSLIPNIPLVVAMVPLLKEYLVNVNLAGPELLSPDFSGQIPPEILPLFAAMMFGATLGGNGTLVGASSNIVAAGIAEQHGKPISFGLFLSYGLPLMTLQLVVISAYVAVRFLL; encoded by the coding sequence GTGGAAACCTGGTCTGAGATCACCGCGTCGGTGATCTTTTTGGGCGTACTGGCCCTGATTGCTACCGAGCGTCTGCACCTCACCATTGCCGCCTTTTTGGGGGCCATGCTGCTGATCTTTCTTCACGTGCTGACCCTCGATCAGGCAATTAGCTACATCGGTAAAAGCTACGCTACCCTGGCTTTGTTTTTTGGGGTAATGGTCATGGTGCGGGCCTTTGAGCCCACCAAAATCTTTGAGTACCTGGCAACCCAGATGGTGATTATGGCCCGAGGCGAAGGTAAACGCCTGCTGCTGGGCATTGTCGCCATTACCACGCCCGTCTGTGCCATGCTGCCCAACGCCACTACGGTGATGCTGCTGGCCCCGCTGATCCCGCCCATGGCGGCAGAACTCAACATCAATTTTGTGCCGCTGCTAATTTTGATGGTGTTTGTGGCCAACAGTGCTGGCCTGCTGACTATCGTGGGCGACCCGGCCACGTTTATTGTGGGTAGCTCAATTAACATGAGCTTTTTAGACTATCTAATCAAGCTGAGTTTGGGGGGCGTGGTGGCGATCGCCACCATCGTCGTCATGCTGCCGATTTTGTTCCCCAATACCTGGCACAAAAAGCTGGATAACCTCGACCATCTACCCCACCCTGTGGTCAACCATCCCCGCATGCTGGCCCTGGGGGGAGTAATTGTAGCCCTGGTGCTGGGGCTGTTTGTGGTGGGCGACAGTCTGCCAGTGCCGATTTCTCCCCCGGCGATCGCCCTGCTCGGTGCCGCCCTTTGCCTGCTGCTCACCCACCACAGCGGCATTGACACCGTGCAAAACATACTGCGCGATGTGGACTGGAGCACGCTGGTGTTTTTTATGAGCGTCTTTGCGCTGATTGGGGGTCTGCAAGAAACCGGAGTGATCAGCCAGGCCTCCGGGCTGCTAGGGGTCGTAATTGGCCAAAATATTGCCCTGGGTGCGATGCTGCTGCTGTTTGTCACCGGCATTCTCTCCAGCCTGATACCCAACATTCCCCTGGTGGTAGCCATGGTACCCCTGCTTAAGGAGTACCTGGTGAATGTCAATCTGGCGGGGCCAGAGCTACTTTCTCCCGACTTTAGCGGGCAGATTCCACCGGAAATCTTGCCCCTGTTTGCCGCCATGATGTTTGGCGCTACTCTGGGCGGCAACGGCACTCTGGTCGGCGCGTCGTCGAATATTGTGGCGGCGGGCATTGCAGAACAACACGGCAAGCCCATTTCGTTTGGACTATTCTTGAGCTACGGCCTGCCCCTGATGACACTACAACTGGTGGTGATTAGTGCCTACGTAGCGGTGCGCTTCTTGCTGTAG